The Candidatus Manganitrophus noduliformans genome includes a window with the following:
- a CDS encoding 3'-5' exonuclease: protein MIRFVAIDFEIADYGPDSACAVALVTAVGGEIVRREQYLIRPPRRSFVFTYLHGIDWRRVAGEPTFKDLWPTIRKGLSEADFLATHNARFDQSVLNACCEAAGVVPPPHRFVCTVRLARSAWGIYPTRLPDVCRFLGIRLHHHDPLSDAEACARIVLASQKHGKKSALVPMPVR from the coding sequence ATGATTCGCTTTGTCGCAATCGATTTCGAGATCGCCGATTACGGTCCTGATAGCGCCTGCGCCGTCGCGCTGGTGACGGCGGTCGGAGGGGAGATCGTCCGGCGGGAGCAATATCTGATCCGGCCGCCGAGGCGTTCCTTTGTCTTCACATATCTTCATGGGATCGACTGGCGGCGGGTCGCCGGGGAACCGACATTCAAAGACCTGTGGCCAACTATCCGAAAGGGGCTTTCCGAAGCCGACTTCCTCGCCACCCACAACGCCCGTTTCGATCAAAGCGTACTCAACGCCTGCTGTGAGGCGGCGGGGGTCGTGCCTCCGCCTCACCGTTTCGTCTGCACCGTGAGGCTGGCCCGGTCGGCCTGGGGGATCTACCCGACCCGCCTGCCCGATGTCTGCCGCTTCCTCGGAATTCGGCTCCACCACCACGACCCCCTGTCGGATGCCGAAGCGTGCGCTCGGATCGTCCTCGCTTCTCAAAAGCATGGGAAAAAGAGCGCACTGGTCCCGATGCCGGTCAGATGA